The following DNA comes from Kiloniellales bacterium.
TGGGGATTCACCGACCTGTCCCACGAACTGCTCGAGGCGCTCAACATCTGGGCCGAGTTCCTCTACGCGCCGCTGCTCGAGGACAAGACCCAGCGCATCATGCAGAGCGACAACGCCGTCTACGGCGCCCAGGTCGCCGGCAAGGTGCAGAAGGAGCTGCGCCGCCTGGGCGGGGTCAAGCCGCCGCGGGAGTTCGTGCTGATGGACCGGGCGGCGATCGGCCTCGGCTCGGTCTTCATGCACCTCAAGGCCGAGGTCAATTGGCACCGCCTGTTCCACGACCTGATCGAGGACTTCGACGAGGCGGCCCTGGCCGAGCGGCAGCAGGCCGCGCTCGACCTCGCCGGCGTGCCGGCTGCCGCCTGACCGGCCCGCAAAAGCCCCGAGAGCCCCTAACCGACGCCGAACGAAGCGGCACCGGCAACCAGCGGCGCATAAACGTCTCTCTTGCAGGGCGACTGAAATTCATCGGCCAACATCGGCCGCTGGCGCCAATTCGCCCCTTTGATGGCGCTTTATTGTGCAGCGCACAAATTTATGTTGCACTGCACAATTCTTCCGTTACAATGAGCATGTTGGCCAGCCTCCCGGCAAGACGGGATCGTGCGCGGCCAAGACTGGAGATCAGCCATGAAAATCAAAGGAAAAGTCGCCGTCATCACCGGCGCGGCGAGCGGTATCGGCCGCGCGGTTTGCGAGGAGCTCGCGAGCCGTGGCGTCGGTCATGTTGCCATGGTCGACCTCGACGACAGCGTGGTCGAAGCAGCGGAGCTAATCAATCGCGAGGCCGGCCGCGAGATCGCCAAGGCCTATCGGGGCAACACCACGGATTCGGATTTCCGCCACGGCGTGTTCGACGAGGTTTGCACCAGCCACGGCCAGGTCCACTTCTGTGTCCCGGCGGCGGGCATCGTTCGCGACGCCCTGGCGGTCAAGATCGATAAAACCACGGGGCGGGCGAACATCTACCCCGAGGAGTCGTTCCGTTTGGTCACCGAGGTGAACTACATCGCGCCGGTTTACTGGGCCATGGAGATGATCGGCCGGGTCGTCGAAAACCGGTTCAAGCGCGGCCTCGGCAAATGGGGCCCCGCCGAAGCGATGGAAGGAGCGATCATCTTCATCGGCTCCGTGGCCTCGCAAGGCAACAAGGGCCAAATCTCCTACGCCTCCGCCAAAGCCGCGCTCGAAGGCGCGGCGGCGACCCTGATGAAGGAAGCCATCTTCCACGGCGTGCGCTGCTCGATCATCCATCCGGGTTTCACCGATACGCCGATCCTGCGGGGCATGGGCGAAGAGTACCTGGCCAAGTATGTGCTCCCCGACACACAGCTTGGGCGGTTGATCAAGCCAGAGGAGATCGCCGACGCGATCTGTTTCATGATCACAAACCAAGCGGTCAGCGGCGAGCTCTGGGCAGATGCCGGCTGGCATCCGACCGCGGCCTGAAAACGGGGACCGGCAGGAAGCCGCGCCGCGCCCTCCGAGACGCGGCGCGGCACCTGCCGTTCAAGTGCCTCAAGTGGATCTAATCGGGCCCCTTCCCCGTAGGAACCCTTAATGCTCTTGGCAAAAGGGGGCTAAGACGCCATTTTTGGGCGTCCTCGTCCGGGGGCATGGGGGTTCAGGGAAGAGCGGGAACATTTCCAGCATGAAGATTGCCATTCCGAAGGAGCGGCGGCTCCAGGAAGCGCGCGTCGCCGCTTCGCCCGAGACGGTGAAGAAGATGGTGGCGCTTAACTGCAGCGTCGTCGTCGAAAAGGGGGCGGGCGAAGCCTCGTCGATCCCCGATACCGCCTACGCCGAGGCCGGAGCCAAGATCGAGAAGGACGCGGCGGCCACCCTCAAGGACGCCAAGGTCGTACTCAAGGTCCAGGCGCCCGACGAGAAGGAACTGGCGGCGCTCGCCAAGGGCGCCCTTCTGGTCGCCATCATGGATCCCTATCGCGCAACCAAGGACCTGGACGCCCTGGCTAAGGCCGGCGTCACCGGCTTCGCCATGGACCTCATGCCGCGCATCACCCGCGCGCAGTCGATGGACGTCCTGTCGAGCCAGTCGAACCTCTCGGGTTACAAGGCGGTGCTCGACGCGGCCGCAGAGTTCGGCAGCGCCTTCCCGATGATGATGACCGCGGCCGGCACGGTCCCGCCGGCGCGTGTCTTGGTCATGGGCGCGGGCGTCGCCGGGCTGCAGGCGATCGCGACGGCCCGGCGCCTGGGCGCCATCGTCTCGGCGACCGACGTGCGGCCGGCCGCCAAGGAGCAGGTCGAGAGCCTCGGCGCCAGCTTCGTCGCGGTCGAGGACGAGGAGTTCAAGGCGGCCGAGACGGCGGGCGGCTATGCCAAGGAGATGAGCGCGGAGTACAAGGAAAAGCAGGCCGCCCTGATCGCCGAGACGATCAAGAAGCAGGACATCGTGATCACCACCGCGCTGATTCCCGGGCGCCCCGCGCCCAAGCTGATCAGCGGCTACATGGTCGCCTCGATGAAGCCGGGCTCGGTGATCGTGGACCTGGCGGTCGAGACCGGCGGCAACTGCGAGCTGGCGCAGGCCGGCAAGGTGGTGATCGAGCACGGGGTCAAGATCGTCGGCCACCTCAACGTGCCGAGCCGCCTGGCCGCGGACGCCAGCCAGCTCTATGCCCGCAACCTCTTCAACTTCCTCCAGCTGATCGTCGACAAGGATAGCGGCGAGCTGAAGCTGGACTGGGAGGACGAGATCATCAAGGGCACCTGCGTCACCCGCGACGGCGCAATCGTCCACGAGGGCCTGGCCGAGCTGTCGAAGGGCAAGGCGAAGACCGCCGCGAAACCCGCGCCGGCCGCGAAGGTCGAGACGGAAGCCGCCGGCGCCGAAGCGCCGGCTGCCGAGGCGGCGCCGAAGCCGGCGGCCGCCAAGCCTGCGGCGCGGCGCAAGGCCGCGGCCAAGCCGAAAGCGGCGGCCAAGGCCGCACCCAAGACCCAAAGCAAGACGAAGGAAGCGGCGGCCGACGACAAGGGCGCGGCCGGACCCGCGGACAAAGGAGACGGCGCCTGATGGAACCCGAGCAATTCTCAGAACAGGCGAGAGGAGTCGCCCAGAGCGCGCGCGACCTCGCGTCCCAGGTCGAGACGCTGGCAGGCCAGGCCCAGCAGCTGGCGCAGCAGTCGGCCGGCCAGGAGAGCGTATCCCTCCTCGTGGTCGGGCTGACCGTCTTCGTGCTCGCGGTCTTCGTCGGCTACCACGTGGTCTGGCGGGTCACCCCAGCACTGCACTCGCCCCTGATGGCGGTGACCAACGCGATCTCCTCGGTGATCATCGTCGGCGCCCTGATCGCCGCCGGACCCGCCGATTTCGGCTTCAGCGAGGTCATGGGCTTCCTCGCGGTCGTGCTGGCCTCGGTCAACATCTTCGGCGGCTTCATCGTCACCCAGCGCATGCTGGCCATGTTCAAGAAGAAAGCACGGTGAGGGCCGCGCCATGACCCCGGATACAGCCGCTCTCGCCTATCTCGTCGCCTCGGTCTGCTTCGTGCTCGCCCTGCGCGGCCTGAGCCATCCCGAAACCAGCCGCGCCGGCAACCTCTACGGCATGGTCGGCATGGCCATCGCCGTGGTCACGACCCTGCTGCTGCCCGGCGTTGTCAGCTACGGCCTGATCATCGCGGGCGTCCTGATCGGCGGCACCATCGGCACGGTGATCGCGCTCAAGATCCAGATGACCGCCCTGCCGCAGCTGGTCGCCGCCTTCCACAGCCTGGTCGGCCTGGCCGCCGTGCTGGTCGCGGCAGCCGCCTTCTACAAGCCGGAGGCCTACGGAATCGGCGTGGCGGGCAACATCAAGGTCGCCTCCCTGATCGAGATGTCGATCGGCGTCGCGATCGGCGCCATCACCTTCACCGGCTCTGTGGTCGCCTTCGCCAAGCTCCAGGGCCTGGTCAGCGGCAAGCCCCTGGTCTTCCCGCTGCAGCATCCGCTGAACGCGCTGATCGGGATCGCGATCGTGCTCCTGGTGGCCTGGTTCTGCGTCGACCAGCTCCCGATCACCTTCTGGCTGATCGTCCTGCTGTCGCTCGCGATCGGCTTCCTGCTGATCCTGCCGATCGGCGGGGCCGACATGCCGGTCGTGGTATCCATGCTGAACTCCTACTCGGGCTGGGCCGCCTGCGGCATCGGCTTCACCCTGGAGAACAGCCTGCTGATCATCACCGGCGCGCTGGTCGGCTCGTCGGGCGCAATCCTCAGCTACATCATGTGCAAGGGCATGAACCGCTCGATCTTCAACGTGATCCTGGGCGGCTTCGGCGGCGAGGTCGCGGGCCCGGCGGGCGGCGACATGGGCGACAAGACGGTCAAGTCCGGCTCGGCCGACGACGCCGCCTTCCTGATGAGGAACGCGGGCAAGGTGATCATCGTGCCGGGCTACGGCATGGCGGTGGCCCAGGCCCAGCACGCCCTGCGCGAGATGGCCGACCTGCTGGAGAACGAGGGCGTCGACGTGCGCTACGCGATCCATCCGGTGGCCGGGCGCATGCCGGGACACATGAACGTGCTCCTGGCCGAGGCCAACGTGCCCTACGACAAGGTCTTCGAGATGGAGGAGATCAACCGCGACTTCGCCTCGACCGACGTGGCCTTCATCATCGGCGCGAACGACATCACCAACCCGGCGGCCAAGACCGACCCGACCTCGCCGATCTACGGCATGCCGATCCTCGAGGTCGACAAATCCCAGACCGTGCTCTTCATCAAGCGCTCGCTCTCGTCAGGCTACGCGGGCGTCGACAACGAGCTGTTCTATCGGGACAACACGATGATGCTCTTCGCCGACGCCAAGCAGATGTGCGAGGACATCGTCAAGGCCTTCGGCCACTAGAGCAGATCGGGGTTGGATTGAATCGCCAGTGGCGGTCATCAAACCCGGTTAATCGGCTCTAACAGGTTGATATCGAGCGGGTCATATCCGGGCGGAAGCGCGAGCGGCTTCCGCCCAAGCCTTTGAACGCGATCTTCATTTTGAGCTTATAGCAGACGGCCTGGACCGCCTCCGGCGGGCAGCCCGTCGCGTCCCGATCGCGTTGCCCCTCGCGCAAACGCGGATCGGCGAGGCCCCTTGCGTGACCTCGCCTCACACAGTCTGAGTAAGTCTAGGATCCAGGTGGCGCAGGGCGCCGGGGCTGCTAGTAGCCCTCGCGGTCCATCCGCTTGCGCAGCAGCTTGCGATAGCGCCGCACGGCCTCCGCGCGCTCGCGCTTGCGGCGCTGCGACGGCTTCTCGAAGTGGCGGCGGAGTTTCATCTCGCGGAAGATGCCCTCGCGCTGCATCTTTTTCTTCAGCGCGCGCAGGGCCTGGTCGACATTGTTGTCCCTGACGTGAACTTGCACTTGGCTCGCTTCTCCTTTCTGGGGCCGGAGCCAGAGGCTTGGATCCGGACAAAAAAACTCGCCGTCACGGCTATTGCCGCGGCGAGTGAAGGGTGTCGTAGCACAGTCGACGGCCCCTGTGAAGTCCCGTTCCGGCGGCTCCTGCCTGATCGGGGTTAACGCCTCCCGCGGTCTCCCGCCCGCCGGTCCGCCGCTTTACCGCGCGGGGCCGCTTTCCCATATGCAGTCTCATGGCCATTCTCAAGATCGCCCGCATGGGGCATCCGGTTCTGGCGCGGCGGGCGGAGCCCGTCGAGGATCCGACCGCGCCCGAGGTCCGCCGCCTGGTCCAGGACATGCTGGAGACCATGACCGATGCCGAGGGCACCGGCCTGGCGGCGCCCCAGGTCCACGTATCCCGCCGGGTCGTGATCTTCTCGGTCGATGCCGGGCGCGACGCCCGGGAAGGCGGCGAGGGCAGCGGGGTGCCGCTCACCGTGCTGATCAATCCGGAGATCGAGCCGCTCGGCGAGGCGATGTCGCTCGGCTGGGAAGCCTGCCTCTCGGTCCCCGGCCTCGCCGGCGAGGTGCCACGGTTCGAGGCGATCCGCTATCGCGCCCAGGGCCTGGACGGCCAAGCCTTCGAGCGCGAAGCTCGGGGGTTCCACGCCCGCGTCGTCCAGCACGAATGCGATCACCTGGACGGCCTGCTCTACCCGCAACGCATGACCGACCTCTCGCGCCTTGTCTTCAGTTCGGAACTGAAGCACCTTGCGCCGCGCGAGCCCGCAAAGGAGGAATAGATGGACCAGGACAGCCTGCGCGAGAGCCTGCTCGAGGCAAGCCTCAAGCACGTCCCCTTCGACGGATGGAGCCGCGCGGCGATCCTGTCCGGCGCGGAGGACCTGGGGATCGACGCCGCGCTGGCGCTCAACGCCTACGGCGACGGTGCCGACCTCGTCGAGGCCTTCAGCCTGCGGGCCGATCATCGGATGCTGGCGGCCCTGGAGAGCCTCGACCTGGACGCCATGAAGGTCCGAGAAAAGGTCGCCGCCGGCGTCCGCGCTCGCCTCGAGGCGGTCGCCGAGGACCGGGACGCGGTGCGCAAGGGCCTCGCGTTTCTCGCCCTGCCGAGGAACGCCGGACTCGGCCTCAAGGTCCTCTACCGGACGGTCGACGCGATCTGGTACGCCGCCGGCGACCGCGCCACGGATTACAATTTCTACACCAAGCGCCTGCTGCTCTCGGGCGTCTACTCCTCGACCCTGCTGTTCTGGCTGAACGACACCTCAGAGGGCTCGGCGGAAAGCTGGGCCTTCCTGGACCGGCGAATCGGCGAGGTTCTGAAGATCGCCGGCGGGCTGGGCCGCACGGTCAAGGGCGCCCTCGACCTGCCGGACCGCTGTCTGCGCCGCTTCGCCGCGGCGGCGCCCGGGCGTCGCTAGCAACGGCAGGCCGCCGCCGCTCAGCCCTTGGGCGACAGCCGGGTGACGTGCCCCATCTTGCGACCCGGCCGCGACTCCGCCTTGCCGTAGAGATGCAGCCGCGCGCCGGGCTCGGCCAGCAGCTCGGGCCAGCGGCCGACCTCGTCGCCGATCAGATTCTTCATCACGGCGGGACCGAGCGGCTCGACCTCGCCTAGCGG
Coding sequences within:
- the def gene encoding peptide deformylase; translated protein: MAILKIARMGHPVLARRAEPVEDPTAPEVRRLVQDMLETMTDAEGTGLAAPQVHVSRRVVIFSVDAGRDAREGGEGSGVPLTVLINPEIEPLGEAMSLGWEACLSVPGLAGEVPRFEAIRYRAQGLDGQAFEREARGFHARVVQHECDHLDGLLYPQRMTDLSRLVFSSELKHLAPREPAKEE
- a CDS encoding NAD(P) transhydrogenase subunit alpha gives rise to the protein MEPEQFSEQARGVAQSARDLASQVETLAGQAQQLAQQSAGQESVSLLVVGLTVFVLAVFVGYHVVWRVTPALHSPLMAVTNAISSVIIVGALIAAGPADFGFSEVMGFLAVVLASVNIFGGFIVTQRMLAMFKKKAR
- a CDS encoding SDR family oxidoreductase, whose product is MKIKGKVAVITGAASGIGRAVCEELASRGVGHVAMVDLDDSVVEAAELINREAGREIAKAYRGNTTDSDFRHGVFDEVCTSHGQVHFCVPAAGIVRDALAVKIDKTTGRANIYPEESFRLVTEVNYIAPVYWAMEMIGRVVENRFKRGLGKWGPAEAMEGAIIFIGSVASQGNKGQISYASAKAALEGAAATLMKEAIFHGVRCSIIHPGFTDTPILRGMGEEYLAKYVLPDTQLGRLIKPEEIADAICFMITNQAVSGELWADAGWHPTAA
- a CDS encoding NAD(P)(+) transhydrogenase (Re/Si-specific) subunit beta — encoded protein: MTPDTAALAYLVASVCFVLALRGLSHPETSRAGNLYGMVGMAIAVVTTLLLPGVVSYGLIIAGVLIGGTIGTVIALKIQMTALPQLVAAFHSLVGLAAVLVAAAAFYKPEAYGIGVAGNIKVASLIEMSIGVAIGAITFTGSVVAFAKLQGLVSGKPLVFPLQHPLNALIGIAIVLLVAWFCVDQLPITFWLIVLLSLAIGFLLILPIGGADMPVVVSMLNSYSGWAACGIGFTLENSLLIITGALVGSSGAILSYIMCKGMNRSIFNVILGGFGGEVAGPAGGDMGDKTVKSGSADDAAFLMRNAGKVIIVPGYGMAVAQAQHALREMADLLENEGVDVRYAIHPVAGRMPGHMNVLLAEANVPYDKVFEMEEINRDFASTDVAFIIGANDITNPAAKTDPTSPIYGMPILEVDKSQTVLFIKRSLSSGYAGVDNELFYRDNTMMLFADAKQMCEDIVKAFGH
- the rpsU gene encoding 30S ribosomal protein S21 is translated as MQVHVRDNNVDQALRALKKKMQREGIFREMKLRRHFEKPSQRRKRERAEAVRRYRKLLRKRMDREGY
- a CDS encoding Re/Si-specific NAD(P)(+) transhydrogenase subunit alpha, whose product is MKIAIPKERRLQEARVAASPETVKKMVALNCSVVVEKGAGEASSIPDTAYAEAGAKIEKDAAATLKDAKVVLKVQAPDEKELAALAKGALLVAIMDPYRATKDLDALAKAGVTGFAMDLMPRITRAQSMDVLSSQSNLSGYKAVLDAAAEFGSAFPMMMTAAGTVPPARVLVMGAGVAGLQAIATARRLGAIVSATDVRPAAKEQVESLGASFVAVEDEEFKAAETAGGYAKEMSAEYKEKQAALIAETIKKQDIVITTALIPGRPAPKLISGYMVASMKPGSVIVDLAVETGGNCELAQAGKVVIEHGVKIVGHLNVPSRLAADASQLYARNLFNFLQLIVDKDSGELKLDWEDEIIKGTCVTRDGAIVHEGLAELSKGKAKTAAKPAPAAKVETEAAGAEAPAAEAAPKPAAAKPAARRKAAAKPKAAAKAAPKTQSKTKEAAADDKGAAGPADKGDGA
- a CDS encoding COQ9 family protein → MDQDSLRESLLEASLKHVPFDGWSRAAILSGAEDLGIDAALALNAYGDGADLVEAFSLRADHRMLAALESLDLDAMKVREKVAAGVRARLEAVAEDRDAVRKGLAFLALPRNAGLGLKVLYRTVDAIWYAAGDRATDYNFYTKRLLLSGVYSSTLLFWLNDTSEGSAESWAFLDRRIGEVLKIAGGLGRTVKGALDLPDRCLRRFAAAAPGRR